One Cupriavidus pauculus genomic window, AGGTGCAGGCGCGTGTATTCATGCGCGACAAGGTGACCAAGCTCGGCGTGGCGCCGCTGACGAGCATGTTCCTGTTCGGGCCGAACCAGATGCGCGACCCGCACAACTTCCGCCCGGCGCTGCACGACTCCAACGGCCTGTCGATCCATACCGGCGACGGCGAATGGCTCTGGCGCCCGCTGAACAATCCGCGCCATCTGGCCATCAGCCAGTTCACCGTGAACAATCCGCGCGGTTTCGGCCTGCTGCAGCGCGGCCGCGATTTCTCGTCCTACGAGGACCTCAAGGATCGCTACGACCTGCGGCCCAGCGCGTGGATCGTGCCCGAGGGCGACTGGGGACGCGGCAAGGTCGAGCTCGTCGAGATTCCCACGCCCGACGAGACCAACGACAACATCGTCGCATTCTGGACGCCCGACGCGCTGCCCGCGAAGGGGACGCCACTGGTGGCCAACTACACGATGCACTGGACGATGGACGAGCGCGCGCTCGTGCCGAAGGACGTGGCGTGGGTCAAGCAGACGCTGCGCTCGGCCGGTGAAATCATGCAGGCCAACCTGATTCGCCATCTCGATGGCAGCGTCGGGCTCCTGATCGACTTCGAGGGCGCGCCGCTCGCGAATCTCGCGCCCAGCGCGCAGATCAACCCGCAGGTCAGCCTCAGCGACAACGCCGAGCTGATCGAGCGCGTGCTGCAGGTCAATCCGGCGACCAAGGGACAGCGGCTGACGCTGCGCTTCAAGGTCAAGGACCCGAAGAAGGTGGTCGAGCTGCGCGCGGCGCTGGTCTCGGGCGACAACCGTCCGCTGACCGAGACGTGGAGCTACCAGCTGCCGCCGGACACGGCACCGAAGGCGCAGTGATCCCCTGACCCGCGTGCCCCGAAGGCGAGGGTCAGATCATCGCCTTCGGCACCCACACGCGCAGCAGCGAATACAGCTGGTCGAGGTCCACGGGCTTGGCGATATAGTCGCTGGCCCCGGCCGCAAGGCATTCCAGCCGGTCCTTCTGCATCGCCTTGGCCGTCACGGCGATGATCGGCAGGCTCTTGAGCCTGAGGTCCGCGCGAATCCGGCGCATGGCCTCGAGCCCGTCCATGCCCGGCATCATCACGTCCATCAGCACGATATCGATATCCGGCGTGCGCGCGAGGATATCGAGCGCCTCGTGCCCATTGCGGCCGATGTCCACGCGCATGCCCTGATGCTCGAGCGCGCTCGTCAGCGAGAACACGTTGCGCACGTCGTCGTCCACGACGAGGATGCGCCGCCCTTCGAGCTCGCGGCTGCGCGCCCGCGCGGCCAGCAGCATATGCCGGCGCTCTTCCGGCAGATCCGATTCCACCTGATGCAGGAACAGCGTCACCTCGTCGAGCAGGCGCTCGGGTGAGCGCGCGCCCTTGATGATGATCGACTGCGAGTACTTGAGCAGTTCGCGCTCTTCCGCACTCGACAGGTTGCGGCCCGTGTAGACGATCACGGGCGGGAACGAGCAGGCCTCGGTAATCGCCATCGAGCGCAGCAGTTCGCTGCCCTGCATGTCCGGGAGCTTGAGGTCGACGATCATGCAGTCGAACACCTCGGTCAGCAGTCGCTGCAGGGCCTGCTCGCCGGTTTCCACCGCCACGATCTCGATCTTCTCGTCGCCGATCAGCTGGACGATGCTGTCGCGCTGGCGCGCATCGTCCTCCACGAGCAGCACGCGCTTGACCTGCCGCGCGATTTTCTCCTCCAGGCGGCGGAAGATATTGGCAAGGTCCTCGCGCGAGGTCGGCTTGACCGCGAACCCGATCGCGCCGAGATGCAGCGCGGTATCGGCGCGGTCCATGGCCGAGACCACATGCACCGGGATATGGCGCGTGCGGGGGTCGCCCTTGAGCTCCTGCAGCACCATCAGGCCCGAACGGTCCGGCAGACCGAGGTCGAGTAATATCGCCTGCGGCTGGTGCTCGCGCGCCATCGCGGCGCCCTCCCCGCCCGTGCCGCAGACGATGCACTGGTACTGCATGTCGTGCGCGATATCGAGCAGGATCTGCGCGAACTGCGGTTCGTCCTCGATCACGAGCACGAGGCGCTCGCCGCTCAGCGCGTAACGGTCGTCGGGGATCACCGCGCGCGCCTCGGCGAGATCGGGAAGGTCCGCGGGAACATTCGCGGACACGCTCGCGGGCACGTGCGCCGGCACGTTCGCCACCAGCGCGGGCGCCGTCGCGGGCAGCGTGGCCCGCACCCCGGCGACCGGCGCGGCAAGCGGCGCCGCTCCAGCATCCATCGCATCGGCCTGCACTTCGGGAGCCGCCACATGCGGCGCCACATAGTGCACGGGCAGCGTCACCGAGAATGCCGACCCATGCCCCGGCGTGCTCTCGAGCGTAATCTCGCCGCCAAGCAGTTCGGCAAGACTGCGCGAGATGGACAGTCCCAATCCCGTGCCGCCGTACTGCCGGCTGGTCGTGCCATCGGCCTGATGGAACGCCTCGAACACGCGCGCGTGCTGCGCGGGCGCGATGCCGATACCGGTATCGATGACGGAGCAGCGCACGCGATCGGGCCCCGCCATGGTCCACTGCACGAAGACCTGTCCATGCTCCGTGAACTTCACCGCGTTCGACAGCAGGTTCTTCAGCACCTGTTCCAGGCGATGGCCATCGGTCGTGATCGCGAGCGGCACGTCGGGGGCCACCGCGCACTGGAACGCAAGCCGCTTCTGCCGCGCGAGCGGCTCGAACGTGCGCACGAGGTTGTTGTTGATGTGCTCGAGCGCGACGGTATCGATCACGAGCTCGACCTTGCCGGCCTCCACCTTGGCCAGGTCGAGAATGTCGTTGATCAGCACCAGCAGGTCGTTGCCCGCCGAATGGATCGTCTGCGCGTAGCGCACCTGCTCGCTCGACAGATTGCCGGCCTTGTTGTCGGCCAGCAGCTTCGAAAGTATCAGCGAACTGTTCAGCGGTGTGCGCAGTTCGTGCGACATGTTGGCGAGGAACTCGGACTTGTACTGGCTCGCGCGCTCGAGGTCCGCGGCCTTTTCCTCGAGCGTGGACTGCACGCGCATCAGCGCATCGTTCTTTTCGTCGAGCACGCGCGCCTGCGCGGACAGCTGCTCGTTGGTCTGCTCGAGCTCGGCCTTCTGGTTCGCGAGCACCGCGCGCGACTGCGAGAGCGCCGAGGTCTGCTGTTCCAGCTGCTCGTTGGCCACGCGCAGTTCTTCCTGCTGGCTTTGCAGTTCCTCGTTGAGTTGCTGCGTTTCCTCGAGGGCTTCCTGCAGACGCTCCTGCTGCTGCGCGGCGGCCACCACGTCGCCGATCGTCGCGCTCATCAGCGCGAGGAACTCATGGGTACGCGCATCGGGCGGCGCCATGAACGCGAGCTCCAGCGCGCCGATCACGACGCCGTTCGCCCGGATCGGCGCGACCACCAGCGCCGTGGGCGGCGCGGCGCCCAGCGCCGACGCGACGGACCAGTAGTCCGCCGGTACGGCGTCGATATGCAGGGACTGCGCGGACGTCACGGCACGGCCGACCAGCGTGTCGCCCACGGCGATGCGCTGGGGCAGCATGTCCTCGTTTGCCAAGCCGATGGCGCCGCGGCGCTCGAGCGTGTTGCGGCTGACCAGCACATAGAGCGTGCCGGCCGCCGCGCCAAGATAGCTCGCAAGAAACTCGAGCACGACCGGCGAGAGCCGCGCGAGCGAGTCCTGCCCCACCACCTGCGCACCGAAGCGTACCTGTCCATCGCGCAGCCACGCCTGATGCGTCAGCACGCGCGCCTGGCTCTCGTGCGCGTCCAGCGATCCGCTATAGGCATCCGACAGCTGCACCAGA contains:
- a CDS encoding response regulator codes for the protein MLYLLSANSWIEHSERVIGNTQEIGRLVWRKEAALRGFAMTGDERYTRDYDLARPILMADVDALSTLVRDNAAQVERLQRIKAWQQQWDRKADELIALRRRGDGTQASALAGRGEAERDATNRELDAFLGIEQTLRLNRADSGSQFALVTIVGSVVASVLLSFIVAWRGRRDLVQLSDAYSGSLDAHESQARVLTHQAWLRDGQVRFGAQVVGQDSLARLSPVVLEFLASYLGAAAGTLYVLVSRNTLERRGAIGLANEDMLPQRIAVGDTLVGRAVTSAQSLHIDAVPADYWSVASALGAAPPTALVVAPIRANGVVIGALELAFMAPPDARTHEFLALMSATIGDVVAAAQQQERLQEALEETQQLNEELQSQQEELRVANEQLEQQTSALSQSRAVLANQKAELEQTNEQLSAQARVLDEKNDALMRVQSTLEEKAADLERASQYKSEFLANMSHELRTPLNSSLILSKLLADNKAGNLSSEQVRYAQTIHSAGNDLLVLINDILDLAKVEAGKVELVIDTVALEHINNNLVRTFEPLARQKRLAFQCAVAPDVPLAITTDGHRLEQVLKNLLSNAVKFTEHGQVFVQWTMAGPDRVRCSVIDTGIGIAPAQHARVFEAFHQADGTTSRQYGGTGLGLSISRSLAELLGGEITLESTPGHGSAFSVTLPVHYVAPHVAAPEVQADAMDAGAAPLAAPVAGVRATLPATAPALVANVPAHVPASVSANVPADLPDLAEARAVIPDDRYALSGERLVLVIEDEPQFAQILLDIAHDMQYQCIVCGTGGEGAAMAREHQPQAILLDLGLPDRSGLMVLQELKGDPRTRHIPVHVVSAMDRADTALHLGAIGFAVKPTSREDLANIFRRLEEKIARQVKRVLLVEDDARQRDSIVQLIGDEKIEIVAVETGEQALQRLLTEVFDCMIVDLKLPDMQGSELLRSMAITEACSFPPVIVYTGRNLSSAEERELLKYSQSIIIKGARSPERLLDEVTLFLHQVESDLPEERRHMLLAARARSRELEGRRILVVDDDVRNVFSLTSALEHQGMRVDIGRNGHEALDILARTPDIDIVLMDVMMPGMDGLEAMRRIRADLRLKSLPIIAVTAKAMQKDRLECLAAGASDYIAKPVDLDQLYSLLRVWVPKAMI
- a CDS encoding glucan biosynthesis protein G yields the protein MLAVLHGGAAFAFSLDDVTARAKSLADKPYVAPANNLPPAFQQMQFADYIKIQPRTDNLEWKNQGTPFKLGFYHQGMQFSSPVRINEIVGNNVQEIRYDMSRFDFGDLKLDRSATSKLGYAGFRVMYPVNRPDKLDEVMSVLGASYFRVIGKGQVYGLSSRGLAIDTGLPVAEEFPAFREFWIERPNPQDKKLVFFALLDSQRATGAYRFELMPGEDSTLKVQARVFMRDKVTKLGVAPLTSMFLFGPNQMRDPHNFRPALHDSNGLSIHTGDGEWLWRPLNNPRHLAISQFTVNNPRGFGLLQRGRDFSSYEDLKDRYDLRPSAWIVPEGDWGRGKVELVEIPTPDETNDNIVAFWTPDALPAKGTPLVANYTMHWTMDERALVPKDVAWVKQTLRSAGEIMQANLIRHLDGSVGLLIDFEGAPLANLAPSAQINPQVSLSDNAELIERVLQVNPATKGQRLTLRFKVKDPKKVVELRAALVSGDNRPLTETWSYQLPPDTAPKAQ